A stretch of Chionomys nivalis chromosome 26, mChiNiv1.1, whole genome shotgun sequence DNA encodes these proteins:
- the LOC130866957 gene encoding LOW QUALITY PROTEIN: D-dopachrome decarboxylase-like (The sequence of the model RefSeq protein was modified relative to this genomic sequence to represent the inferred CDS: substituted 2 bases at 2 genomic stop codons), producing the protein MPFIELVTNLPASCIPAGLEKXLCXATAAILDKPEDHVIVTLWPGMTLLMNGSTEPCVQLLVSSIGVVGMAEKNHSHSSGFFEFLTKELALDQDRICIRFIPLEAWQIEKKGTVMTFL; encoded by the coding sequence ATGCCATTCATTGAGTTGGTAACGAACTTGCCAGCTAGCTGCATACCTGCAGGGCTAGAGAAGTGACTGTGTTAGGCCACTGCCGCCATCCTGGACAAACCTGAAGACCACGTGATTGTGACGTTATGGCCTGGCATGACCTTATTGATGAACGGATCCACAGAGCCCTGCGTCCAGCTTCTGGTCTCTTCCATTGGCGTTGTGGGTATGGCAGAGAAGAACCACAGCCACAGCTCCGGCTTCTTCGAGTTCCTCACCAAGGAGCTGGCACTGGACCAGGATCGGATATGTATCCGCTTCATCCCCTTGGAGGCCTGGCAGATTGAAAAGAAAGGAACTGTCATGACATTTCTATGA